A genomic stretch from Aedes albopictus strain Foshan chromosome 2, AalbF5, whole genome shotgun sequence includes:
- the LOC109414379 gene encoding adult-specific cuticular protein ACP-20-like, with the protein MIKFVLAGLALVAVTCAFEEHGFISEVKHIPYKWYGGMQGGMGGGGGGGGGGFGMGGFGGGMEMGGGMGGGMGGGMGGGWKEGGEDYYSYPKYKYEYGVKDFHTGDHKSQWEMRDGDVVKGEYTLDEADGSKRIVEYYADGKNGFEAKVKNIGGGGMGGGMGGGMGGGMGGFEGGYHGMGYSYSKLKKYN; encoded by the exons ATGATAAAGTTTGTTTTGGCGGGATTAGCCCTGGTGGCAGTGACGTGTGCCTTTGAGGAGCATGGATTCATCAGCGAAGTGAAGCATATCCCGTACAAGTGGTACGGTGGTATGCAGGGAGGAatgggcggcggcggtggcggcggcggaggTGGCTTTGGAATGGGAGGATTCGGAGGTGGCATGGAAATGGGAGGAGGCATGGGAGGTGGAATGGGCGGTGGAATG GGAGGAGGATGGAAGGAAGGTGGTGAGGACTACTATTCGTATCCGAAGTACAAGTACGAATATGGAGTTAAGGACTTCCACACCGGTGATCACAAGAGTCAATGGGAGATGCGCGATGGTGATGTCGTCAAAGGAGAATACACCCTGGATGAGGCCGATGGAAGCAAGCGTATCGTTGAGTACTACGCTGACGGAAAGAACGGTTTCGAAGCTAAGGTGAAGAACATTGGCGGAGGAGGTATGGGAGGTGGAATGGGCGGTGGTATGGGAGGAGGTATGGGAGGATTCGAAGGTGGCTACCACGGAATGGGATACAGTTATAGCAAGCTGAAGAAGTACAATTGA
- the LOC109414382 gene encoding adult-specific cuticular protein ACP-20-like: MIKSSVVAFALLGAALAFEHHGFISEVKYIPYKWYGGMQGGMGGGGGGGGFEMGGGMGGGMGGFGGGFGMGGGGMGGGWKEGGEDYYSYPKYKYEYGVKDFHTGDHKSQWEMRDGDVVKGEYTLDEADGSKRIVEYYADGKNGFEAKVKNIGGGGMGGGMGGGMGGGMGGFEGGYHGMGYSYSKLKKYN, translated from the exons ATGATCAAGAGTTCTGTGGTGGCTTTTGCCCTGTTGGGTGCTGCGTTGGCTTTCGAGCATCATGGATTCATCAGCGAAGTGAAATATATCCCGTACAAGTGGTACGGTGGTATGCAAGGAGGCatgggtggcggcggcggcggtggcggctttGAAATGGGAGGAGGTATGGGCGGCGGAATGGGAGGATTCGGAGGAGGCTTTGGCATGGGCGGTGGTGGAATG GGAGGAGGATGGAAGGAAGGTGGTGAAGACTACTATTCGTATCCCAAATACAAGTACGAATATGGAGTCAAGGACTTCCACACCGGAGATCACAAGAGCCAGTGGGAGATGCGTGATGGAGATGTCGTCAAGGGAGAATACACTCTGGATGAGGCCGATGGAAGCAAACGTATCGTTGAGTACTACGCTGATGGAAAGAATGGTTTCGAAGCTAAAGTGAAGAACATTGGCGGAGGAGGTATGGGAGGTGGAATGGGCGGTGGAATGGGAGGAGGTATGGGAGGATTCGAAGGTGGCTACCACGGAATGGGATACAGTTATAGCAAGCTGAAGAAGTACAACTAA
- the LOC109414380 gene encoding uncharacterized protein LOC109414380: MIKSTVVAFALLGAALAFDHHGFISEVKHIPYKWYGGMQGGMGGGGGGGGFEMGGGMGGGMGGFGGGFGMGGGGGGGMGGGWKEGGEDYYSYPKYKYEYGVKDIHTGDHKSQWEMRDGDIVKGEYTLDEADGSKRIVEYYADGKNGFEAKVKNIGGGGMGGGMGGGMGGGMGGFEGGYHGMGYSYSKLKKYN; the protein is encoded by the exons ATGATCAAGTCTACTGTGGTGGCGTTTGCCCTGTTGGGCGCTGCGTTGGCTTTCGATCACCATGGATTCATCAGCGAAGTGAAACATATCCCGTACAAGTGGTACGGCGGTATGCAAGGAGGAATgggtggcggcggcggtggtggcggcTTTGAAATGGGAGGAGGTATGGGAGGCGGAATGGGAGGATTCGGAGGAGGCTTTGGCATGggcggtggtggcggcggcggaaTG GGAGGAGGATGGAAGGAAGGTGGTGAGGACTACTATTCGTATCCCAAGTACAAGTACGAATATGGAGTCAAAGACATCCACACCGGAGATCACAAGAGCCAGTGGGAGATGCGCGATGGAGATATCGTCAAGGGAGAATACACCTTGGATGAAGCTGATGGAAGCAAACGTATCGTTGAATACTACGCTGACGGAAAGAATGGTTTCGAAGCTAAGGTGAAGAACATTGGCGGAGGAGGTATGGGAGGCGGCATGGGAGGTGGAATGGGAGGAGGTATGGGAGGATTCGAAGGTGGCTACCACGGAATGGGATACAGTTATAGCAAGCTGAAAAAGTACAACTAA